Proteins from a genomic interval of Paenibacillus sp. RC334:
- a CDS encoding ABC transporter ATP-binding protein: protein MNQDLYIHGLSKTFGHMTALHETNLVVRRGQFTTLLGPSGCGKTTLLRMIAGLETPDTGTITMGEEVLFSAERKKDIPAHLRHFGMVFQDFALWPHMTVFENVAFGLRANKHGKGPGSGSVRGKELRTAVLEALGKVRLSGMEDRYPHQLSGGQQQRVAFARAVAIRPRLVLFDEPLSALDAVLREEMRIEMLSLVRDLGLTALYVTHDQIEAMSMSDEVVVMRSGHILQTGTPEMIYGRPSHPEVARFIGKSNWLEPERTLFRPEHVRWEQDQVDQHSFTVEIRHISYVGDRYEIRILAENGELWTAYHSTRLPIGEQKQIWVSPQHIHQLDS, encoded by the coding sequence ATGAATCAGGATTTGTATATTCACGGGTTGAGTAAAACCTTCGGCCATATGACCGCATTGCACGAGACGAATCTGGTCGTACGGCGGGGACAATTCACGACACTGCTCGGTCCGTCCGGTTGCGGGAAAACAACGCTTCTGCGCATGATCGCAGGGCTGGAGACGCCCGATACCGGCACGATCACGATGGGAGAGGAAGTTCTTTTTTCGGCTGAACGCAAAAAGGATATTCCCGCGCATCTTCGTCATTTCGGCATGGTGTTTCAGGATTTCGCGCTGTGGCCGCATATGACGGTGTTTGAAAACGTGGCCTTCGGCCTGCGTGCGAACAAGCATGGAAAAGGCCCCGGTTCTGGTAGCGTGCGTGGCAAGGAGCTGCGAACAGCAGTATTGGAGGCGCTGGGCAAAGTCAGACTGTCGGGGATGGAGGATCGGTATCCTCATCAGCTGTCTGGTGGCCAGCAGCAGCGGGTCGCTTTTGCCCGCGCGGTCGCCATTCGGCCGAGGCTTGTCTTGTTTGACGAGCCGCTCAGTGCGCTGGACGCGGTGCTTCGCGAAGAGATGCGCATCGAAATGCTGTCGCTGGTGCGCGATCTGGGGCTGACTGCCCTGTACGTCACCCATGATCAGATCGAGGCCATGTCAATGTCCGATGAAGTGGTCGTCATGAGAAGCGGACATATTTTGCAGACCGGTACACCGGAGATGATCTACGGTCGCCCATCTCATCCAGAGGTGGCTAGGTTCATCGGTAAATCGAACTGGCTGGAGCCGGAACGGACGCTATTCCGTCCCGAGCATGTCCGCTGGGAACAGGATCAAGTAGACCAGCATTCTTTTACAGTGGAGATTCGTCATATCAGCTATGTTGGGGACCGTTATGAAATCCGTATACTGGCAGAGAACGGCGAGCTATGGACTGCATATCATTCCACCCGCTTGCCTATCGGGGAACAAAAGCAAATTTGGGTATCACCGCAACACATCCACCAACTCGATTCATAG
- a CDS encoding ABC transporter substrate-binding protein yields MMNKHVFRTGWKKGAMLALTLTFGLAVAGCGTDTPSKDGAQATGSAGQAGAASTDQKLVVYSAGPDGLAKKLVAGYEAQNGVKVELFQGTTGKILARMEAEKANPVADVVVLASLPSVQGLKKDGLTLPYPDAKNADKLNPDWSDKEGNYFSTSASALGIAYNTKLVKTPPTSWADLAKPEYKDQINIPDPSLSGSALDFMTGYLSANGDGGWTLFEQYKANGVAMAGANQEALDPVITGAKSMVAAAVDYMTYKAKAKGEPIDIVYPKEGTVISPRPAAILKSTQHEQNAKAFIDYLLSDEAQKLVADASLLPGRTDVKADKRANLDEIPLLKTNWEWMGEHGPDVTEKFTQMFK; encoded by the coding sequence ATGATGAACAAGCACGTTTTTCGTACAGGTTGGAAAAAGGGCGCGATGCTCGCATTAACATTGACCTTTGGACTGGCTGTCGCAGGCTGTGGAACGGATACACCATCCAAGGATGGAGCGCAAGCCACCGGATCAGCAGGACAAGCCGGAGCGGCATCGACAGATCAGAAGCTGGTTGTCTACAGCGCAGGCCCTGACGGGCTGGCAAAAAAGCTGGTAGCGGGGTATGAGGCGCAAAACGGAGTGAAGGTCGAGCTGTTCCAGGGAACGACAGGTAAAATTTTGGCCCGCATGGAAGCTGAGAAGGCGAATCCGGTAGCAGACGTGGTGGTACTGGCATCTCTTCCGTCCGTGCAAGGCTTGAAAAAAGACGGCCTCACGCTCCCTTACCCGGATGCCAAAAACGCGGACAAGCTGAATCCCGATTGGTCTGACAAGGAAGGCAACTACTTCAGCACCAGTGCTTCCGCATTAGGTATCGCGTACAACACCAAGCTGGTGAAGACACCGCCGACTTCATGGGCCGATCTCGCGAAGCCGGAGTACAAGGACCAAATTAACATTCCTGATCCGTCGCTGTCTGGTTCGGCGCTGGATTTTATGACAGGCTACCTGAGTGCCAATGGCGATGGGGGCTGGACGTTGTTCGAGCAGTACAAGGCTAACGGCGTAGCGATGGCTGGAGCCAATCAGGAAGCGCTGGACCCGGTCATTACCGGAGCCAAAAGCATGGTCGCTGCTGCGGTTGATTACATGACTTACAAGGCCAAAGCCAAAGGCGAGCCGATCGACATTGTTTATCCGAAGGAAGGAACAGTCATCAGCCCGCGCCCTGCGGCGATTCTCAAATCGACGCAGCATGAGCAGAATGCCAAGGCATTCATTGACTATCTGCTGTCGGACGAGGCACAGAAGCTGGTAGCGGACGCTTCCTTGCTTCCGGGCCGCACGGATGTCAAAGCAGATAAGCGCGCCAATCTGGATGAGATTCCGTTGCTGAAAACCAATTGGGAATGGATGGGCGAGCATGGTCCTGACGTGACAGAGAAGTTCACGCAAATGTTCAAGTAA